A window of Tautonia plasticadhaerens contains these coding sequences:
- the carA gene encoding glutamine-hydrolyzing carbamoyl-phosphate synthase small subunit: MGIAKLALEDGTVFTGRSFGATGEIDGEVVFNTSMTGYQEILTDPSYHGQIVAMTYPLIGNYGVNPEDEESARPWVRAFVVRELSRLASNFRSNEELSAYMARHGVLGVQGIDTRALVRRTREVGAMKGIVSTADLDDESLVDKARQSPGLVGRDLTLDVMPAGVARWARGFEGPTAEVLRSTQVGPVPEGGRCHVVALDFGMKRNIPRFLVESGCDVTIVPGSAPSGQILDLEPGGIFLSNGPGDPGALGEAVESLRSLVRLASDERGIPIFGICLGHQLLGQALGAKTFKLKFGHRGANHPVRDERTGKVEITTQNHGFAVDAASLPPDVEVSHVNLYDGTLEGLRHTRLPVFAVQYHPESSAGPHDSGHLFGEFRRQMGR, from the coding sequence ATGGGCATCGCGAAACTGGCCTTGGAAGACGGCACGGTCTTCACCGGACGATCGTTCGGCGCGACCGGGGAGATCGACGGCGAGGTCGTCTTCAACACGAGCATGACGGGCTACCAGGAGATCCTGACCGACCCGTCCTACCACGGCCAGATCGTGGCGATGACCTACCCGCTCATCGGCAACTACGGCGTCAATCCCGAGGACGAGGAGAGCGCCCGCCCCTGGGTCCGGGCGTTCGTCGTCCGGGAGCTGAGCCGACTGGCCAGCAACTTCCGGTCGAACGAGGAGTTGTCCGCCTACATGGCCCGACACGGCGTCCTCGGCGTGCAGGGGATCGACACCCGGGCCCTGGTCCGCCGAACCCGGGAAGTCGGCGCCATGAAGGGGATCGTCTCGACGGCCGACCTGGACGACGAGAGCCTCGTCGACAAGGCCCGCCAAAGCCCCGGCCTCGTCGGCCGGGACCTGACCCTGGACGTGATGCCGGCCGGGGTCGCTCGCTGGGCGCGGGGCTTCGAGGGTCCGACGGCCGAGGTCCTCCGGTCGACCCAGGTCGGCCCGGTCCCCGAGGGCGGGCGTTGTCACGTCGTCGCCCTGGACTTCGGGATGAAGCGGAACATCCCCCGCTTCCTGGTCGAGAGCGGCTGCGACGTGACGATCGTCCCCGGCTCCGCCCCGAGCGGGCAGATCCTCGACCTGGAGCCCGGCGGCATCTTCCTCTCCAACGGCCCCGGCGACCCCGGGGCCCTGGGGGAAGCGGTCGAGTCGCTCCGCTCCCTCGTCCGGCTGGCGAGCGACGAGCGGGGGATCCCGATCTTCGGCATCTGCCTGGGGCACCAACTCCTCGGCCAGGCGCTGGGGGCGAAGACCTTCAAGCTGAAGTTCGGCCACCGGGGGGCGAACCACCCGGTCCGGGACGAGCGGACCGGGAAGGTCGAGATCACGACCCAGAACCACGGCTTCGCCGTGGACGCGGCCTCGCTGCCGCCGGACGTGGAGGTCTCCCACGTCAACCTCTACGACGGCACGCTCGAAGGGCTTCGGCACACGCGACTGCCGGTCTTCGCCGTGCAGTACCACCCCGAGTCGTCGGCCGGGCCGCACGACAGCGGGCACCTCTTCGGCGAGTTCCGGCGCCAGATGGGCCGGTGA
- a CDS encoding adenylosuccinate synthase, which translates to MPSTCVVGLQWGDEAKGKIVDALCDRHDMVVRYQGGANAGHTVVTGGKTYKLSLLPSGVLRPDITSVLGNGLVIHPPTLLEEIGRIAGQGVDVTGRLIISDRAHVIMPWHLVEERLTEESSEAAEQLGTTRRGIGPCYRDKVGRAHGIRIADLYYPDRFREQVRRAVDFKNRYLSALLADFSPLDARSIAEEYLALADAMKPYVGDATDRLHRSLEEGSRLLFEGAQGSLLDVDHGSYPYVTSSNSSAAGVWAGSGVPASRVDRWIGVVKAYTTRVGEGPFPTELHDDTGERIRRVGKEFGTVTGRPRRCGWFDAVAARYTVKVSGATELAVMLLDVLSGIDRLKVAVAYEDQSGRPVPSFPAHLDRLAQCRPVFEELPGWSEDVSGARAWSDLPPNARDYVRFLGEQLGVPVRIVSVGPDRDQTIWTDS; encoded by the coding sequence GTGCCATCGACGTGCGTCGTGGGGCTGCAGTGGGGTGACGAGGCCAAGGGGAAGATCGTCGACGCCCTTTGCGACCGGCATGACATGGTGGTCCGCTATCAGGGGGGGGCCAACGCCGGCCACACGGTGGTGACCGGCGGGAAGACCTACAAGCTTTCGCTGCTGCCCTCGGGTGTGCTGCGGCCCGACATCACCTCGGTGCTCGGCAACGGCCTGGTGATCCACCCGCCGACCCTGCTGGAGGAGATCGGGAGGATCGCCGGGCAGGGGGTCGACGTGACCGGCCGGCTGATCATCAGCGACCGGGCCCACGTGATCATGCCCTGGCACCTCGTCGAGGAGCGGCTGACCGAGGAGTCCAGCGAGGCCGCCGAGCAGCTCGGCACCACCCGGAGGGGCATCGGCCCCTGCTACCGGGACAAGGTGGGCCGGGCCCACGGCATCCGGATCGCCGACCTGTATTACCCCGACCGGTTCCGGGAGCAGGTCCGCCGCGCCGTCGACTTCAAGAATCGCTACCTGTCCGCCTTGCTGGCCGATTTCTCCCCCCTGGATGCCCGGTCGATCGCCGAGGAGTACCTCGCCCTGGCGGACGCCATGAAGCCGTACGTCGGCGACGCGACCGACCGGCTGCACCGCTCCCTGGAGGAGGGGAGTCGCCTCCTGTTCGAGGGGGCCCAGGGTTCCCTGCTGGATGTCGACCACGGCAGCTACCCCTACGTCACCAGCTCCAACAGCAGCGCGGCGGGGGTCTGGGCGGGCTCGGGGGTCCCGGCGTCGCGCGTCGACCGCTGGATCGGCGTCGTCAAGGCGTACACGACCCGGGTGGGCGAGGGCCCCTTCCCGACGGAGCTGCACGACGACACGGGGGAGCGGATCCGACGCGTCGGCAAGGAGTTCGGCACCGTCACCGGCCGCCCCCGTCGGTGCGGCTGGTTCGACGCCGTGGCGGCACGGTATACGGTGAAGGTCTCGGGCGCGACCGAGCTGGCCGTGATGCTGCTCGACGTCCTGAGCGGGATCGACCGGCTGAAGGTGGCCGTGGCCTACGAGGACCAATCCGGCCGTCCCGTGCCGAGCTTCCCCGCCCACCTGGACCGCCTCGCGCAATGCCGGCCGGTCTTCGAGGAGTTGCCGGGCTGGTCGGAGGACGTCTCCGGGGCCCGGGCCTGGTCCGACTTGCCGCCCAACGCCCGGGATTACGTCCGGTTCCTGGGCGAACAACTGGGTGTCCCGGTGCGAATCGTCTCCGTCGGCCCGGACCGCGATCAGACGATCTGGACGGATTCGTGA
- a CDS encoding isoprenyl transferase, with protein MTDPKGLPPELRPRHVAIIMDGNGRWAEAQGLPRIFGHRSGIRSVRAVVEEGCRLGLQQMTLYCFSSENWKRPPRELRFLFRLLRHFLVVERAELMEQDVRLTMIGRRDGLPEDVLAEFDRTAELTAPNGGMTLCLAVNYGARAEIAEAARRIARDAAAGKLDPEAVDESTFASYLSTAGMPDPDLLIRTAGELRLSNYLLWQVSYAELYVTDVLWPDFRAEHLQRAVLDYARRHRKFGGLPGRAPASPPAPSPTAG; from the coding sequence ATGACCGACCCCAAGGGACTGCCGCCCGAGCTGCGTCCCCGGCACGTCGCCATCATCATGGACGGCAACGGCCGGTGGGCCGAGGCCCAGGGCCTCCCCCGGATCTTCGGCCACCGCTCCGGCATCCGGAGCGTCCGGGCGGTGGTCGAGGAGGGCTGCCGCCTGGGCCTCCAGCAGATGACCCTCTACTGCTTCTCCAGCGAAAACTGGAAGCGGCCCCCCCGGGAGCTTCGCTTCCTCTTCCGGCTGCTCCGGCACTTCCTCGTCGTCGAGCGGGCCGAGCTGATGGAACAGGACGTCCGCCTGACGATGATCGGCCGCCGGGACGGGCTGCCCGAGGACGTGCTGGCCGAGTTCGACCGCACGGCCGAGCTGACCGCCCCCAACGGCGGCATGACCCTCTGCCTGGCCGTCAACTACGGCGCCCGGGCCGAGATCGCCGAGGCCGCCCGGCGGATCGCCCGGGACGCAGCCGCCGGCAAGCTCGACCCCGAGGCGGTCGACGAGTCGACCTTCGCCTCCTACCTCTCGACGGCAGGGATGCCCGACCCGGACCTCCTGATCCGCACCGCCGGCGAGCTTCGGCTGAGCAATTACCTGCTCTGGCAGGTTTCCTATGCCGAACTCTACGTGACGGACGTGCTCTGGCCCGACTTCCGGGCGGAGCACCTGCAGCGGGCCGTGCTCGACTACGCCCGGCGGCATCGCAAGTTCGGCGGCCTGCCGGGCCGGGCCCCGGCGTCCCCCCCGGCCCCCTCCCCGACGGCCGGGTGA
- a CDS encoding phosphatidate cytidylyltransferase, giving the protein MLLTRLLIGIPLTAAFVLVLFVDTYAFEPWFPLWLVTMLAGLGLGAREVANLFQQTSARPDRALVIGGVLAIVLSNWGPHVTAHLIGADDRPGGAVEALAWPLWAFVAVVMISFIAQSTRFEHPGGTMATIAGTVLAVAYVGLLGSFLVQFRWLESPYRGLVPLAALVATAKGADMGAYFAGRAAGRHKLWPRLSPNKTVEGAVGGLILATAFAVIVFGLARLIFHAQVLGWAQVVGFGLVVGSAAQLGDLMESMIKRDCERKDASAALPGFGGVLDVLDSLLFAGPVAYGYWLAFAPA; this is encoded by the coding sequence ATGCTCCTGACCCGGTTGCTGATCGGCATCCCCCTGACGGCGGCCTTCGTGCTCGTGCTGTTCGTCGACACCTACGCCTTCGAGCCGTGGTTCCCGCTCTGGCTGGTGACGATGCTGGCCGGGCTGGGCCTGGGCGCCAGGGAGGTGGCGAACCTCTTCCAGCAGACCAGCGCCCGGCCGGATCGGGCGCTGGTGATCGGGGGGGTGCTGGCGATCGTGCTCTCGAACTGGGGGCCGCACGTCACCGCCCACCTGATCGGGGCCGACGACCGGCCGGGGGGGGCGGTCGAGGCCCTGGCCTGGCCTCTCTGGGCGTTCGTGGCGGTGGTGATGATCAGCTTCATCGCCCAGAGCACCCGGTTCGAGCACCCGGGCGGCACGATGGCGACGATCGCCGGCACGGTCCTGGCGGTCGCCTACGTCGGCCTGCTCGGCAGCTTCCTGGTGCAGTTCCGGTGGCTGGAGAGCCCCTACCGGGGCCTGGTGCCGCTGGCGGCCCTGGTGGCCACCGCGAAGGGGGCCGACATGGGAGCCTACTTCGCCGGCCGGGCCGCCGGGAGGCACAAGCTCTGGCCCCGGTTGAGCCCGAACAAGACGGTCGAGGGGGCCGTCGGCGGGCTGATCCTGGCGACCGCCTTCGCGGTGATCGTCTTCGGCCTGGCCCGGCTGATCTTCCACGCCCAGGTGCTGGGCTGGGCCCAGGTCGTCGGCTTCGGCCTGGTCGTCGGCTCGGCGGCGCAGCTGGGGGACCTGATGGAATCGATGATCAAGCGGGATTGCGAGCGGAAGGACGCCTCGGCCGCCCTGCCCGGCTTCGGGGGCGTGCTCGACGTGCTCGACTCGCTGCTCTTCGCCGGGCCGGTGGCCTACGGCTACTGGCTGGCCTTCGCCCCGGCCTGA
- a CDS encoding PhoH family protein produces MQAVTIRLADHDEELAIFGSRDQFLRQVRDALGVKVLARNGEIRVEGESDRVDRASRVFEGLRRRYRRQRMISSQDVIDAIEAVSPLEEGPQGPSIEIREGNRVVRARTDGQARYLRALRDNALVFCIGPAGTGKTYLAVAAAVAMLRRGEIKKIVLVRPAVEAGERLGFLPGDLEAKINPYLRPLLDALRDLMDYDQLRRYMGNDLIEIAPLAYMRGRTLNEAVIIMDEGQNATVSQMKMFLTRMGTDARIVVTGDVTQVDLDPGTPDGLSDAVRRLDGIGGIGVVRLDRADIVRHPLVQAIVDAYERTGSPIAPDLMASPIPGAEPASAPPPSPSPTPEPGIAPERP; encoded by the coding sequence ATGCAGGCAGTGACGATTCGCCTGGCCGACCACGACGAGGAGCTGGCGATCTTCGGCAGCCGTGACCAGTTCCTCCGGCAGGTCCGGGACGCCCTGGGGGTGAAGGTGCTCGCCCGGAACGGCGAGATCCGGGTCGAGGGGGAATCCGACCGGGTCGACCGGGCCTCCCGGGTCTTCGAGGGGCTCAGGCGCCGGTATCGCCGGCAGCGGATGATCTCCTCCCAGGATGTGATCGACGCGATCGAGGCCGTCTCCCCCCTCGAGGAGGGCCCCCAGGGGCCGTCGATCGAGATCCGGGAGGGGAACCGGGTCGTCCGGGCCCGGACCGACGGCCAGGCCCGCTACCTCAGGGCGTTGCGGGACAACGCGCTGGTCTTCTGCATCGGCCCGGCCGGCACCGGGAAGACCTACCTGGCGGTCGCCGCGGCGGTGGCGATGCTCCGCAGGGGGGAGATCAAGAAAATCGTCCTGGTCCGGCCGGCGGTTGAGGCGGGCGAGCGGCTGGGGTTCCTCCCCGGCGACCTGGAGGCGAAGATCAACCCGTACCTCCGCCCGCTGCTGGACGCCCTCCGGGACCTGATGGACTATGATCAACTGCGACGCTACATGGGCAACGACCTGATCGAGATCGCCCCGCTGGCCTACATGAGGGGCCGCACCTTGAACGAGGCGGTCATCATCATGGACGAGGGCCAGAACGCCACCGTCAGCCAGATGAAAATGTTTTTGACCCGAATGGGGACCGACGCGAGGATCGTCGTGACCGGGGACGTCACCCAGGTCGACCTCGACCCCGGCACCCCCGACGGCCTCTCCGACGCCGTCCGCCGGCTCGACGGGATCGGGGGGATCGGCGTGGTCCGGCTGGACCGCGCCGACATCGTCCGGCACCCGCTGGTCCAGGCGATCGTCGACGCCTACGAGCGGACCGGCTCGCCGATCGCGCCGGACCTGATGGCCTCGCCGATCCCGGGCGCCGAGCCCGCCTCGGCCCCGCCACCCTCACCCTCCCCGACCCCCGAGCCGGGCATCGCCCCGGAGCGACCGTGA
- a CDS encoding HD family phosphohydrolase, with protein MTPGKRKPKAARAQLRGSELIDIRKGRLARQRRRVACLVPAILAALVSAAIVSGSGPPFPYRLGQRAAQDLRVNVPEFQRLNLVQTNLLREQAARQVPPIFSNDPAPILELQKLLEDLIETVANARRETMSALAPDVVEAWDLDEEIFADLREASDTPERRDDLRRSVAEAFAPIIRHGVLGRGLLPLDEESGTMIQVLRDDSLFSVSRDRVLPDRLVRPDGPVAEEFAASFNSTGLGKTLFDLVSGRLAQTTTLHFEKEPTALARQRARARVDDWYDTYSRGQLLVEKDRTITEDQLELLRLDFQATLDSRSAFERVGRAGAFLVIVLALYALIGAYIDRYEPRIARDPARVAALCLVGVSALGLGRLIALQPWGAELIPIALAAMLLAVAYTPMTALVFTLGASLLVSLALGAGLGYFIMLLGGTASGVLLLGDVRTRTKPIQVGLAAALGYAVLSVASGLWLDQPIELIGTESGLRAGWGLLTGFLLGGSLPFVERGFGIVTGISLLELGDVNHPLLQELVRRAPGTHNHSITVGTIAEAAAEKIGADALLVRVGSYFHDIGKMLKPHYFVENQAPGAINRHANLAPAMSTLIIIGHVKDGAELARQHALPARIIDLIEQHHGTTLVEYFYHEANRRRDGDPDAPMLLESTFRYPGPKPLSKEAAILMMADASESASRTLSDPTPSRLEGLVSELIDKRLRDGQFDQCDLTLREIAAVRESIIKSLIGIYHGRVKYPEQRTA; from the coding sequence ATGACCCCCGGCAAACGCAAGCCCAAGGCCGCGCGCGCCCAGCTGCGCGGCTCGGAGCTGATCGACATCCGCAAGGGCCGCCTGGCCCGCCAGCGGAGGCGGGTCGCCTGCCTGGTTCCCGCGATCCTCGCGGCCCTGGTCAGCGCCGCCATCGTCAGCGGCTCCGGGCCCCCGTTCCCGTACCGACTGGGCCAGCGGGCCGCGCAGGACCTCCGCGTCAACGTCCCGGAGTTCCAGCGCCTGAATCTGGTCCAGACCAACCTCCTGCGCGAGCAGGCCGCCCGGCAGGTCCCGCCGATCTTCTCCAACGACCCGGCGCCGATCCTGGAGCTGCAGAAGCTCTTGGAGGATCTGATCGAGACGGTCGCCAACGCCCGGAGGGAGACGATGTCGGCCCTCGCCCCCGACGTGGTCGAGGCCTGGGACCTCGACGAGGAGATCTTCGCGGACCTCCGGGAGGCCAGCGACACCCCCGAGCGCCGGGACGACCTCCGGCGTTCGGTCGCCGAGGCCTTCGCCCCGATCATCCGCCACGGCGTCCTCGGCCGGGGACTGCTGCCGCTGGACGAGGAATCGGGGACGATGATCCAGGTGCTCCGGGACGACTCCTTGTTCTCGGTGAGCCGGGACCGCGTCCTCCCCGACCGCCTCGTCCGCCCCGACGGCCCGGTGGCCGAGGAGTTCGCCGCCTCGTTCAATTCCACGGGGCTGGGCAAGACGCTCTTCGACCTGGTCTCCGGGCGGCTCGCCCAGACGACCACCCTGCACTTCGAGAAGGAGCCAACCGCGCTGGCCCGGCAGCGGGCCCGGGCCCGGGTCGACGACTGGTACGACACGTATTCCCGGGGCCAGTTGCTCGTCGAGAAGGACCGGACGATCACCGAGGATCAGCTCGAATTGCTCCGCCTGGACTTCCAGGCCACGCTCGACTCCCGGTCGGCCTTCGAGCGGGTCGGCCGGGCCGGCGCGTTCCTCGTGATCGTGCTGGCGCTGTACGCCCTGATCGGCGCCTACATCGACCGCTACGAGCCGAGGATCGCCCGGGATCCGGCCCGGGTCGCGGCGCTCTGCCTGGTCGGCGTCTCGGCCCTGGGCCTGGGCCGCCTGATCGCGCTGCAGCCTTGGGGCGCGGAGCTGATCCCGATCGCCCTGGCGGCGATGCTGCTGGCCGTCGCCTACACGCCGATGACCGCCCTGGTCTTCACCCTGGGGGCGAGCCTGCTGGTGAGCCTCGCGTTGGGGGCGGGGCTGGGCTATTTCATCATGCTGCTGGGCGGGACCGCCTCGGGCGTGCTCCTGCTGGGGGACGTGCGGACGAGGACCAAGCCGATCCAGGTGGGGCTGGCGGCGGCGCTCGGCTACGCGGTGCTCTCGGTGGCCTCGGGCCTCTGGCTGGACCAGCCGATCGAGCTGATCGGCACCGAGAGCGGCCTCCGGGCCGGCTGGGGCCTGCTCACCGGGTTCCTGCTCGGCGGCAGCCTGCCGTTCGTGGAACGCGGGTTCGGCATCGTCACCGGCATCAGCTTGCTGGAGCTGGGGGACGTGAACCACCCCCTCCTGCAGGAACTGGTGAGGCGCGCCCCCGGCACCCACAACCACTCGATCACCGTGGGGACGATCGCCGAGGCGGCGGCCGAGAAGATCGGGGCCGATGCGCTCCTGGTGCGGGTCGGGTCGTACTTCCACGACATCGGCAAGATGCTCAAGCCGCACTACTTCGTGGAAAACCAGGCCCCCGGCGCGATCAACCGGCACGCCAACCTCGCCCCGGCCATGAGCACACTGATCATCATCGGCCACGTCAAGGACGGCGCCGAGCTGGCCCGGCAGCACGCCCTGCCCGCCCGGATCATCGACCTGATCGAGCAGCACCACGGCACCACCCTGGTGGAATACTTCTACCACGAGGCCAACCGACGCCGGGACGGCGACCCCGACGCGCCGATGCTGCTGGAGAGCACCTTCCGCTACCCCGGCCCCAAGCCGCTCTCCAAGGAGGCCGCCATCCTGATGATGGCCGACGCCTCCGAGAGCGCCAGCCGGACCCTCTCCGACCCCACCCCTTCCCGGCTCGAAGGGCTGGTCAGCGAGCTGATCGACAAGCGGCTCCGCGACGGCCAGTTCGACCAGTGCGACCTGACCCTCCGGGAGATCGCCGCCGTGCGGGAGAGCATCATCAAGTCGCTCATCGGCATCTACCACGGCCGGGTCAAGTACCCCGAACAGCGGACGGCCTGA